In Streptomyces sp. NBC_01717, one DNA window encodes the following:
- a CDS encoding ABC transporter ATP-binding protein: MIRFEHVTKRYADGTTAVDDLSFEVAEGELVTLVGPSGCGKTTTMKMVNRLIEPTEGRIFLDGDDISAIDPVRLRRRIGYVIQQVGLFPHKTVLENTATVPHLLGWKRGRGRERAAELLDLVGLDPSVYGDRYPDQLSGGQRQRVGVARALAADPPVLLMDEPFGAVDPVVRERLQNEFLRLQAQVRKTVLFVTHDIEEAVRLGDRIAVYGQGSIEQFDSPATVLGAPATPYVADFVGADRGLKRLSVTPIEEGDLDQPPVVHLDDPLSRATERLRAEGARWAVVLDRDDKLHGWIPADTAPTEAKGTVREHARRMEAWLPVGAPLKQAFATMLQHDAGWIAVIDRESTGRFLGVLTPARLHEALRRSIDADAQDVPRAEVAVETVATIARTGSR; encoded by the coding sequence ATGATCCGATTCGAGCACGTCACCAAGCGGTACGCGGACGGCACGACCGCCGTCGACGATCTCTCCTTCGAAGTGGCCGAGGGTGAACTGGTCACGCTCGTGGGGCCGTCGGGCTGCGGCAAGACCACCACCATGAAGATGGTGAACCGGCTGATCGAACCGACCGAGGGCCGGATATTCCTCGACGGGGACGACATATCCGCCATCGACCCCGTCCGACTGCGCCGCCGTATCGGCTATGTGATCCAGCAGGTCGGTCTCTTCCCGCACAAGACGGTGCTGGAGAACACGGCGACCGTTCCCCATCTCCTCGGCTGGAAACGGGGAAGGGGCCGGGAGCGCGCCGCCGAACTTCTCGACCTGGTGGGACTCGATCCGTCCGTTTACGGTGACCGATATCCGGACCAGCTCTCCGGCGGTCAGCGCCAACGCGTCGGAGTGGCAAGGGCACTGGCGGCGGATCCGCCGGTACTGCTGATGGATGAACCTTTCGGTGCGGTCGACCCGGTCGTCCGTGAACGCCTGCAGAACGAATTCCTCAGACTCCAGGCGCAGGTCCGCAAAACCGTGCTTTTCGTCACTCACGACATCGAGGAAGCCGTCCGGCTCGGCGACCGAATCGCCGTCTACGGGCAGGGCTCCATCGAGCAGTTCGACTCCCCGGCGACCGTACTCGGCGCACCCGCCACCCCGTACGTCGCGGACTTCGTCGGTGCGGACCGCGGTCTCAAGCGGCTCTCCGTCACCCCCATCGAGGAGGGCGACCTCGACCAGCCTCCCGTCGTGCATCTGGACGACCCGCTGTCCCGCGCGACCGAGCGGCTGCGCGCGGAAGGGGCGCGCTGGGCCGTCGTCCTGGACCGCGACGACAAGCTGCACGGCTGGATCCCGGCGGACACCGCCCCCACCGAGGCCAAGGGCACGGTCCGTGAACACGCCCGCCGCATGGAGGCCTGGCTCCCCGTCGGCGCCCCGCTCAAGCAGGCGTTCGCCACCATGCTCCAGCACGACGCGGGCTGGATAGCGGTCATCGACAGGGAGAGCACCGGCCGGTTCCTCGGGGTGCTCACCCCGGCTCG
- a CDS encoding ABC transporter permease, which yields MTGQNCLVANDWICGEYLRSRSQELTDATVQHIWITAVSVVIGLLVAFPLALLARRGRRVAGPVLGLTTVLYTVPSLAMFSLLLPLFGLSAALVVTGLVLYSLTILVRNILAGLEAVPQEAKDAAKGMGYGPGRLLWEVELPLALPALMAGVRIATVSTIALTTVGSIVGRGGLGNLIEDALPSFFKAQVLTASVLCVLLAVVADLLLLGVQRLLTPWTRIPRTRDAVGTGATAEAV from the coding sequence ATGACCGGACAGAACTGCCTGGTGGCGAACGACTGGATCTGCGGGGAGTATCTCCGTTCCCGCAGCCAGGAGTTGACCGATGCGACCGTCCAGCACATCTGGATCACCGCGGTATCGGTGGTGATCGGACTCCTGGTGGCATTTCCACTGGCACTGCTCGCACGCCGCGGCCGACGGGTGGCGGGACCGGTGCTCGGGCTGACGACGGTGCTCTACACCGTGCCTTCGCTGGCGATGTTCTCGCTGCTGCTGCCACTGTTCGGACTTTCCGCCGCGCTGGTCGTCACCGGCCTTGTGCTCTATTCGCTGACCATTCTCGTACGGAACATCCTGGCCGGGCTCGAAGCGGTGCCGCAGGAGGCGAAGGATGCCGCGAAGGGCATGGGGTACGGGCCGGGGAGGCTGCTGTGGGAGGTCGAACTCCCGCTGGCGTTGCCCGCGTTGATGGCCGGGGTCCGGATCGCCACGGTCTCCACGATCGCGCTGACGACCGTCGGCTCGATCGTCGGCAGAGGCGGCCTCGGCAACCTCATCGAGGATGCCCTGCCGAGCTTCTTCAAGGCGCAGGTGCTCACCGCGTCGGTGCTCTGCGTCCTGCTCGCGGTGGTCGCCGACCTGCTGCTGCTCGGGGTGCAGCGGCTGCTGACGCCCTGGACCCGGATACCGAGGACCCGCGACGCCGTGGGTACGGGCGCTACGGCGGAGGCGGTCTGA
- a CDS encoding ABC transporter permease, with the protein MGVLGEAWTWLTTGTNWSGDSGAGHRLGEHLYVSGVSLALACLIALPLALYLGHIGKGGALAVNVSNVGRAIPVFAVLALFMVSPLRNAGYVPTVIALVLFAVPPLLTNAYVGMTEVDRSVVEAARGMGMSGGQLFVRVELPLAYPMIMTGLRSAAVQVVATATIAAMVGQGGLGRIITAGFNTYNTPQVVAGALLVAVLALLVEAVLVGLDRALSPLRRRRTA; encoded by the coding sequence ATGGGAGTTCTCGGAGAGGCCTGGACCTGGCTGACCACCGGCACCAACTGGTCGGGGGACAGCGGGGCGGGCCACCGGCTCGGCGAGCATCTGTACGTCAGCGGGGTGTCTCTCGCGCTGGCCTGCCTGATCGCGTTGCCGTTGGCCCTGTATCTGGGGCACATCGGGAAGGGCGGCGCGCTGGCCGTCAACGTCTCCAATGTGGGGCGGGCGATCCCGGTCTTCGCGGTGCTGGCCCTGTTCATGGTGTCGCCGCTGCGCAACGCCGGATATGTGCCGACGGTCATCGCGCTGGTGCTGTTCGCCGTGCCGCCGCTGCTGACCAACGCCTATGTCGGGATGACGGAGGTGGACCGGTCGGTGGTGGAGGCGGCGCGGGGCATGGGGATGTCCGGCGGCCAGCTCTTCGTACGGGTCGAGCTCCCGCTGGCCTATCCGATGATCATGACCGGTCTGCGCTCGGCGGCGGTCCAGGTCGTCGCCACGGCCACGATCGCCGCGATGGTCGGCCAGGGCGGTCTCGGCCGGATCATCACCGCCGGATTCAACACGTACAACACACCGCAGGTGGTCGCGGGCGCGCTGCTCGTCGCCGTGCTCGCCCTGCTCGTCGAGGCGGTGCTGGTGGGGCTGGACCGGGCCCTGTCACCGCTCCGCCGCCGGCGGACCGCCTGA
- a CDS encoding ABC transporter substrate-binding protein: MSKTSRIAGAVIGMVVLAGSVAACGGDSLEKDKGGSAASGDSGKKGSLVVGAAAFTESKVVAELYAQILGDAGYSTSVTTVKNRELYEPSLEKGEIDVVPEYAATIAEFLNAKVNGAKAAEEKPVASGDAAATVAALEKLATPRGLKVLPAGDAVDQNAFAVTKEFADKNKLKTLSDLGASKLKVKIAAGDECEVRPFCAPGLKKTYGIDVTGIDPKGVGTPQAKQAVKDGKDQLVLTTTTDAVLDSYDLVFLEDDKKLQNADNVLPVLNAKDAGAPDIADALGKLTKVLTTEDLAELNRKVDAERAKPADVAKDYLQSKGLIKK, translated from the coding sequence ATGAGCAAGACCTCGCGCATAGCGGGCGCGGTCATCGGCATGGTCGTGCTGGCCGGCTCGGTCGCAGCCTGCGGCGGCGACAGCCTGGAGAAGGACAAGGGCGGTTCCGCCGCGTCCGGTGATTCCGGGAAGAAGGGCTCGCTCGTCGTCGGCGCCGCCGCCTTCACCGAGTCCAAGGTGGTCGCCGAGCTGTACGCGCAGATTCTCGGCGACGCCGGATACAGCACCTCGGTCACCACGGTGAAGAACCGGGAACTGTACGAGCCGTCCCTGGAGAAGGGCGAGATCGACGTCGTACCGGAATACGCCGCGACGATCGCCGAATTCCTCAACGCCAAGGTGAACGGGGCGAAGGCGGCCGAGGAGAAGCCGGTTGCCTCCGGTGACGCGGCGGCCACCGTCGCCGCGCTGGAGAAGCTCGCCACCCCGCGCGGATTGAAGGTGCTTCCGGCCGGTGACGCCGTCGACCAGAACGCCTTCGCGGTGACCAAGGAATTCGCCGACAAGAACAAGCTGAAGACTCTTTCGGACCTCGGCGCCTCCAAGCTGAAGGTGAAGATCGCGGCGGGCGACGAGTGCGAGGTGCGGCCGTTCTGCGCACCGGGGCTGAAGAAGACGTACGGCATTGATGTCACCGGTATCGACCCCAAGGGAGTCGGCACCCCGCAGGCCAAGCAGGCTGTGAAGGACGGCAAGGACCAGCTGGTCCTCACCACCACCACGGACGCGGTGCTGGACAGCTACGACCTGGTGTTCCTGGAAGACGACAAGAAGCTCCAGAACGCGGACAACGTCCTTCCGGTTCTCAATGCCAAGGACGCCGGCGCACCGGACATTGCCGATGCGCTCGGCAAGCTCACCAAGGTGCTCACCACGGAGGACCTCGCGGAACTGAACCGCAAGGTCGACGCCGAGCGCGCCAAGCCCGCCGATGTGGCCAAGGACTATCTGCAGTCGAAAGGCCTGATCAAGAAGTAG
- a CDS encoding NADH-quinone oxidoreductase subunit D, with product MTETTVGIGGAAESTDMVLNIGPQHPSTHGVLRLRIVLDGERIQHAEPVIGYMHRGAEKLFEARDYRQIVMLANRHDWLSAFSNELGVVMAVERMLGMEVPERAVWTRTLLAELNRVLNHLMFLGSYPLELGGITPVFHAFREREELQAVMEEVSGGRMHYMFNRVGGLKEDLPAGWLGRARDAVASVRSRMDVYDRLVLGNEIFRGRTRGVGVLSAETVHAYGVSGPIARASGVDFDLRRDEPYLAYGELQDTLKVVTRTEGDCLARFECLLEQSHNALDLADACLDRMADLAPGPINQRLPKVLKAPEGHTYAWTENPLGINGYYLVSKGEKTPYRLKLRSASYNNIQALTELLPGTLVADMVAILGSLFFVVGDIDK from the coding sequence ATGACGGAGACGACAGTCGGCATCGGCGGCGCGGCGGAGAGCACCGACATGGTGCTCAACATCGGGCCCCAGCACCCCTCGACCCACGGCGTGCTCCGTCTGCGGATCGTCCTCGACGGCGAGCGGATCCAGCACGCCGAGCCGGTCATCGGGTACATGCACCGCGGCGCGGAGAAGCTCTTCGAGGCCCGCGACTACCGGCAGATCGTGATGCTCGCCAACCGCCACGACTGGCTGTCGGCGTTCTCCAACGAGCTGGGCGTCGTGATGGCCGTCGAGCGGATGCTCGGCATGGAGGTCCCGGAGCGCGCGGTCTGGACGCGGACCCTGCTCGCCGAGCTGAACCGGGTGCTGAACCATCTGATGTTCCTCGGCTCGTACCCGCTGGAACTGGGCGGTATCACTCCGGTGTTCCACGCCTTCCGGGAACGCGAAGAGCTCCAGGCCGTGATGGAGGAGGTCTCCGGCGGCCGGATGCACTACATGTTCAACCGGGTCGGCGGTCTCAAGGAGGACCTCCCGGCCGGCTGGCTGGGCCGCGCGCGGGACGCCGTCGCGTCCGTCCGCTCGCGGATGGACGTGTACGACAGGCTGGTGCTCGGCAACGAGATCTTCCGGGGCCGGACCCGCGGTGTCGGCGTGCTGTCCGCCGAGACCGTGCACGCGTACGGGGTGTCCGGTCCGATCGCCCGCGCCTCCGGGGTGGACTTCGATCTGCGGCGCGACGAGCCGTATCTCGCGTACGGGGAGCTGCAGGACACCCTCAAGGTCGTCACCCGTACCGAGGGCGACTGCCTGGCCCGCTTCGAATGTCTGCTGGAGCAGTCCCACAACGCACTGGACCTGGCGGACGCCTGCCTGGACCGGATGGCCGATCTGGCGCCCGGTCCGATCAACCAGCGGCTCCCCAAGGTGCTCAAGGCCCCCGAGGGCCACACCTACGCCTGGACCGAGAACCCGCTCGGCATCAACGGCTACTACCTGGTGTCCAAGGGCGAGAAGACCCCGTACCGGCTGAAGCTCCGCTCCGCCTCGTACAACAACATCCAGGCGCTCACCGAGCTGCTGCCGGGGACACTCGTCGCCGACATGGTGGCGATCCTGGGTTCGCTGTTCTTCGTGGTCGGCGACATCGACAAGTAG
- a CDS encoding SAM-dependent methyltransferase, producing the protein MTDEWRGWQEAAETALYGDEGFYRSLEGPAGHFRTSVHASPLFAAAVARLLVRTARELGTDAVDLVDLGAGRGELVTGVLAALPGIAPTGLSVRAYAVEIAGRPAGLDPRIAWCAEPPPGARGLLFANEWLDNVPTPVAETDTDGIDRYVLVRTADGAERLGEPVTGEDAAWLRRWWPSAGPGSRAEIGRPRDEAWARAVSTLSAGLAVAVDYAHVRQARPPFGTLTGFRAGREVRPVPDGSCDLTSHVALDACAAAGTVGGEPEVVDQREALRGLGISGERPSLALASSDPAGYVRALASAGEAAELTARGGLGDFGWLMQRVTRRPYPAVASGPTGD; encoded by the coding sequence GTGACGGATGAGTGGCGTGGGTGGCAGGAGGCGGCCGAGACCGCTTTGTACGGGGACGAGGGGTTCTACCGGAGCCTCGAAGGGCCGGCCGGGCACTTCCGTACGTCCGTGCACGCGTCCCCGCTGTTCGCCGCCGCGGTGGCCCGGCTGCTGGTCAGGACGGCGCGGGAACTGGGGACGGACGCGGTCGATCTGGTGGATCTGGGGGCCGGGCGGGGAGAGCTGGTGACGGGTGTGCTTGCGGCGCTGCCCGGGATCGCCCCGACGGGACTCTCGGTACGGGCGTACGCCGTGGAGATCGCCGGGCGGCCGGCCGGCCTGGACCCCCGGATCGCGTGGTGCGCCGAGCCGCCGCCGGGTGCGCGGGGGCTGCTGTTCGCCAACGAGTGGCTGGACAACGTCCCGACGCCGGTCGCGGAGACCGACACGGACGGCATCGACCGGTATGTCCTCGTCAGGACGGCGGACGGCGCCGAGCGGCTGGGTGAACCCGTGACCGGGGAGGACGCCGCCTGGCTGCGGCGCTGGTGGCCGTCGGCCGGACCGGGCAGCCGTGCGGAGATCGGCCGGCCGCGCGACGAGGCGTGGGCGCGGGCGGTCTCCACCCTGTCCGCGGGTCTCGCGGTGGCTGTCGACTACGCCCACGTACGGCAGGCGCGGCCGCCGTTCGGCACACTGACCGGCTTCCGGGCGGGGCGCGAGGTGCGGCCGGTGCCGGACGGCAGCTGCGATCTCACCTCGCATGTGGCGCTGGACGCGTGCGCGGCGGCCGGGACCGTGGGCGGCGAGCCCGAGGTGGTTGATCAGCGGGAGGCACTGCGGGGGCTGGGTATCAGCGGGGAGCGGCCGTCGCTCGCCCTCGCGTCCAGCGATCCGGCGGGATACGTGCGCGCGCTCGCGTCGGCGGGTGAGGCGGCTGAGCTGACCGCGCGGGGCGGGCTCGGCGACTTCGGCTGGCTGATGCAACGGGTGACACGGCGGCCGTATCCGGCGGTCGCGTCCGGCCCGACCGGCGATTGA
- a CDS encoding sensor histidine kinase has translation MQRLYDFIRRHPTGVDIFWAVVLLGLSGVSIVGDQGRGTPRLAAVPVVIGLCLVVALRRRAPEKMLLLAVAAGVVQLMLDVRPSVANFAMLVITFTVATVGERWASRVALVCSLCAAGLSQLRWPSETRGGWVQEVFVVVVMTVPFVLAWVLGDSMRTRRAYFSQLEERAARLEREREAQSKVAVAAERARIARELHDVVAHNVSVMVVQADGAAYVMDAAPDQARQALETISSTGRQALAEMRRLLGVLRTGDSQESGEYVPQPDVEQIEDLIEQVRRTGLAVDFKIEGTPRPLPTGVELTAYRIVQEALTNTRKHGGPDAGASVRLVYFDDGLGLLVEDDGRGAAHELYEDGGADGAGHGMIGMRERVGMVGGTLDAGPRPGGGFRISALLPLKPAH, from the coding sequence GTGCAGCGCCTCTACGACTTCATCCGCAGGCACCCGACGGGCGTCGACATCTTCTGGGCTGTCGTCCTCCTCGGGCTCTCCGGCGTGTCCATCGTGGGTGACCAGGGCCGAGGCACACCACGGCTGGCTGCCGTACCGGTCGTCATCGGTCTCTGCCTGGTCGTCGCGCTGCGCCGCAGGGCGCCGGAGAAGATGCTGCTGCTCGCCGTCGCGGCGGGCGTCGTGCAGCTGATGCTCGACGTCAGGCCGAGCGTCGCGAACTTCGCCATGCTGGTGATCACCTTCACGGTGGCCACGGTCGGCGAGCGATGGGCCTCACGGGTCGCACTGGTCTGCAGCCTGTGCGCGGCCGGTCTCTCGCAGCTGCGCTGGCCCAGCGAGACCCGGGGCGGCTGGGTCCAGGAGGTCTTCGTCGTCGTCGTCATGACCGTGCCGTTCGTCCTCGCCTGGGTGCTCGGCGACTCGATGCGGACCCGGCGGGCATACTTCAGTCAGCTGGAGGAGCGGGCCGCCCGGCTGGAGCGGGAGCGTGAGGCGCAGTCGAAGGTCGCCGTGGCCGCCGAGCGGGCCCGTATCGCCCGCGAACTGCACGATGTCGTCGCGCACAACGTCTCGGTGATGGTGGTGCAGGCCGACGGGGCGGCGTACGTGATGGACGCGGCGCCCGACCAGGCCCGGCAGGCCCTGGAGACCATCTCCAGCACCGGCAGGCAGGCCCTCGCCGAGATGCGCCGGCTGCTCGGCGTGCTGCGCACCGGCGACAGCCAGGAGAGCGGGGAGTACGTCCCGCAGCCCGACGTCGAGCAGATCGAGGACCTTATCGAGCAGGTCCGCCGGACCGGTCTGGCGGTGGACTTCAAGATCGAGGGCACGCCGCGCCCGCTGCCCACCGGCGTCGAGCTGACGGCGTACCGCATCGTCCAGGAAGCACTGACCAACACCCGCAAGCACGGTGGCCCGGACGCCGGGGCCAGCGTGCGGCTGGTCTACTTCGACGACGGGCTCGGACTGCTCGTCGAGGACGACGGCCGGGGCGCGGCGCACGAACTGTACGAGGACGGCGGCGCCGACGGCGCAGGTCACGGGATGATCGGTATGCGCGAGCGGGTCGGCATGGTCGGCGGCACGCTGGACGCCGGGCCGCGGCCCGGCGGCGGGTTCCGGATCAGCGCACTGCTGCCGCTCAAACCCGCCCACTAG
- a CDS encoding response regulator encodes MAIRVMLVDDQVLLRTGFRMVLAAQPDMEVVAEAGDGAEAIENLRSTAVDVVLMDVRMPRLDGVEATRRICARPDAPKVLILTTFDLDEYAFSGLKAGASGFMLKDVPPAELLGAIRSVHSGDAVVAPSTTRRLLDRFSPLLPSSTDEPKHKDIGKLTEREREVMLLVAQGMSNGEIAARLVLSEATVKTHVGRILTKLNLRDRVQVVVLAYETGLVRAGGGGAG; translated from the coding sequence ATGGCGATCCGCGTGATGCTCGTCGACGACCAGGTGCTGTTGCGCACCGGCTTCCGGATGGTGCTCGCGGCGCAGCCGGACATGGAGGTCGTCGCCGAGGCCGGCGACGGCGCGGAGGCGATCGAGAACCTTCGCTCCACCGCTGTCGACGTGGTGCTGATGGACGTACGCATGCCGAGGCTGGACGGTGTCGAGGCGACCCGGCGCATCTGCGCCCGGCCCGATGCGCCCAAGGTGCTCATCCTGACCACGTTCGACCTGGACGAATACGCCTTCTCCGGTCTGAAGGCCGGGGCCAGCGGTTTCATGCTCAAGGACGTGCCGCCGGCCGAGCTGCTCGGCGCGATCCGTTCGGTGCACAGCGGCGACGCGGTCGTCGCCCCGTCCACCACGCGGCGGCTGCTCGACCGCTTCTCGCCCCTGCTGCCGAGCAGCACCGACGAACCCAAGCACAAGGACATCGGCAAGCTCACCGAACGCGAACGCGAAGTGATGCTGCTGGTCGCGCAGGGCATGTCGAACGGCGAGATCGCGGCGCGGCTGGTGCTCTCCGAGGCGACGGTCAAGACGCACGTCGGCCGCATCCTCACCAAGCTGAACCTGCGCGACCGGGTGCAGGTCGTCGTGCTCGCGTACGAGACGGGGCTGGTACGGGCCGGCGGAGGCGGGGCGGGCTGA
- a CDS encoding DUF5937 family protein → MNIDIAGLPPERIVFETSPLAELGLALHALSEPGHHPGLHGWATATAASLEPDLADRLHEADFLWRNTFSDVFMPFAGVRGGDGRTGATLAEDLDILDRLDDERFVASALEFTCASLYGTGAPSPLSDPLMRARALDMAAARGPRQVEFTRQLLADPVPVRRWVRRLFEDCDEAFFADTWRRVQVQLVADARHKTDLLRRKGAGEALGAVSAALSLDEGACRISADKMTEGSTTATDPAVGAGLTLIPTSFGWPHLMVLHAPGWRPVIHYPVRRPELPSPASVEMLQLRMEALAHPMRMRLCRNLARSPYTTGELADSHSITAPEVSRHLSVLKKAGLVTTRRRGRYVLHQLDLTVVARLGSDFLEGVLR, encoded by the coding sequence GTGAACATCGACATCGCGGGACTGCCGCCCGAGCGCATCGTCTTCGAGACCTCGCCCCTCGCCGAGCTGGGGCTGGCTCTGCATGCGCTCTCCGAGCCCGGGCACCATCCCGGACTTCACGGCTGGGCGACGGCGACCGCCGCCTCGCTGGAGCCCGACCTGGCCGACCGGCTGCACGAGGCCGACTTCTTGTGGCGCAACACGTTCTCCGACGTCTTCATGCCGTTCGCCGGGGTGCGCGGCGGTGACGGCCGGACCGGGGCGACACTCGCCGAGGACCTGGACATCCTCGACCGGCTGGACGACGAACGGTTCGTCGCCTCCGCCCTGGAGTTCACCTGCGCCAGCCTGTACGGGACCGGCGCACCCTCCCCGCTCAGCGACCCTCTGATGCGCGCCCGCGCACTGGACATGGCGGCGGCGCGCGGCCCCCGGCAGGTGGAGTTCACCCGGCAGTTGCTGGCCGACCCCGTCCCCGTACGCCGCTGGGTCCGGCGTCTCTTCGAGGACTGCGACGAGGCGTTCTTCGCGGACACCTGGCGCCGGGTCCAGGTCCAGCTGGTCGCCGACGCCCGGCACAAGACGGATCTGCTGCGCCGCAAGGGGGCCGGTGAGGCGTTGGGCGCCGTGTCCGCCGCACTCTCGCTCGACGAGGGCGCGTGCAGGATCAGCGCCGACAAGATGACGGAGGGCTCGACCACCGCGACCGACCCGGCCGTCGGCGCCGGGCTCACGCTCATCCCGACCAGCTTCGGCTGGCCGCATCTGATGGTGCTGCACGCACCGGGCTGGCGCCCGGTGATCCACTATCCGGTGCGCCGCCCCGAGCTGCCCTCTCCCGCCTCGGTCGAGATGCTCCAGCTGCGGATGGAGGCGCTGGCCCACCCCATGCGGATGCGGCTGTGCCGCAACCTCGCCCGTTCTCCGTACACGACCGGTGAGCTCGCCGACTCGCACAGCATCACGGCGCCCGAGGTCTCCCGGCATCTTTCGGTACTGAAGAAGGCCGGGCTGGTCACCACGCGGCGGCGTGGCCGGTACGTACTGCACCAGCTGGACCTGACGGTGGTGGCCCGGCTCGGCAGCGACTTCCTGGAGGGCGTGCTGCGGTGA
- a CDS encoding threonine aldolase family protein, producing the protein MADRHEQARAQAQDEIRDEVGDGIQDGEPDRETAERFRRIAAWRRAERILSRPPVDRTLGEQLADLGAYAGSVADLDRPADIYGDGIVAVLEERIAELLGMEAAAFFPTGTMAQQVALRCWAGRTGSPTVALHPLAHPEVHERGALESVSGLRTVHPTSEPRLPTAQEIRDFAEPFGTLMLELPLRDAGFVLPEWEELEAVVAAARERDAVVHFDGARLWECAPRFGRGLPEIAALADSVYVSFYKTLGGLSGAALAGPESLIAEARTWRHRYGGQLFQQFPAALSALVGLDRELPKLSSYVAQAKVVAGALAEGFTESAVPWFRVHPEPPHTHQFQVWLPYGAEALTEAAVRQAEETGVALFRRWHPAAAGPPGVSYTEVTVSEAGLEWTARDVRVAVGEFVKRLG; encoded by the coding sequence ACGAGCGCAGGCGCAGGACGAGATCCGGGACGAGGTCGGGGACGGGATACAGGACGGGGAGCCGGACCGCGAAACGGCAGAACGGTTCCGGCGGATCGCCGCCTGGCGCCGGGCAGAACGGATCCTTTCGCGGCCGCCCGTCGACCGCACCCTCGGCGAGCAACTGGCCGATCTGGGCGCGTACGCCGGTTCCGTGGCCGATCTGGACCGGCCCGCGGACATCTACGGCGACGGGATCGTCGCCGTACTCGAGGAGCGCATCGCCGAACTGCTCGGCATGGAGGCCGCGGCCTTCTTCCCGACCGGAACGATGGCTCAGCAGGTCGCGCTGCGCTGCTGGGCGGGGCGCACCGGCAGCCCGACCGTGGCACTGCACCCGCTCGCCCACCCGGAGGTGCACGAGCGCGGTGCTCTGGAGTCGGTGAGCGGGCTGCGTACCGTCCACCCGACGTCCGAGCCACGGCTGCCCACCGCGCAGGAGATCCGCGACTTCGCCGAACCTTTCGGCACGCTGATGCTGGAGCTGCCGTTGCGCGACGCCGGTTTCGTACTGCCGGAGTGGGAGGAGCTGGAGGCCGTGGTGGCGGCCGCTCGCGAACGCGATGCAGTGGTGCACTTCGACGGCGCGCGACTGTGGGAGTGCGCCCCCCGCTTCGGGCGCGGGCTGCCGGAGATCGCAGCGCTCGCGGACAGCGTGTACGTGTCGTTCTACAAGACGCTCGGCGGACTGTCCGGGGCCGCGCTCGCCGGTCCGGAGTCCCTGATCGCGGAGGCCCGCACCTGGCGCCACCGGTACGGCGGCCAGCTCTTCCAGCAGTTCCCGGCCGCGCTCTCCGCGCTGGTCGGCCTGGACCGGGAGCTGCCGAAGCTGTCGTCCTACGTGGCGCAGGCGAAGGTGGTGGCCGGCGCCCTGGCCGAGGGCTTCACGGAGTCCGCTGTTCCGTGGTTCCGGGTGCATCCGGAGCCGCCGCACACGCACCAGTTCCAGGTATGGCTGCCGTACGGGGCGGAGGCCCTGACCGAGGCGGCGGTACGGCAGGCGGAGGAGACGGGCGTGGCGCTCTTCCGCAGGTGGCACCCGGCTGCGGCGGGACCGCCCGGGGTGTCCTACACGGAGGTCACGGTGTCGGAGGCGGGGCTGGAGTGGACCGCGCGGGATGTGCGGGTGGCGGTGGGGGAATTCGTGAAGCGGCTGGGTTAG